The following are encoded together in the Oreochromis niloticus isolate F11D_XX linkage group LG12, O_niloticus_UMD_NMBU, whole genome shotgun sequence genome:
- the vdac3 gene encoding voltage-dependent anion-selective channel protein 3 isoform X1 has product MAQNVGIVLQQDMPGKGKHAENKDHCVTCQSHAPKGHGTMAVPPGYSDLGKSAKDIFSKGFGYGILKLDVKTKSQSGVMEFTTSGSNNTDTGRSGGHLETKYKMKDLGLTFNQKWNTDNTLTTEITLEDQLANGLKLGLDTSFVPNTGKKSAKLKTSYKRDFVNVGCDLDFDMAGPTVHTAAVLGFEGWLAGYQMAFDTAKSKLIKNNFALGYKAGDFQLHTSVNDGTEFGGSIYQKVNSNLETAVNLAWTAGSNNTRFGLGAKYQLDKDASLSAKVNNACLVGVGYTQTLRPGVKLTLSALIDGKNVNAGGHKIGLGFELEA; this is encoded by the exons ATGGCACAGAATGTTGGGATTGTACTGCAGCAGGACATGCCAGGAAAAGGCAAACATGcagaaaacaaagaccactgTGTGACGTGTCAGAGCCACGCACCAAAGGGACATG GCACAATGGCCGTCCCTCCTGGATACTCGGATCTGGGGAAATCTGCCAAAGATATCTTCAGTAAAGGCTTTG GCTATGGAATACTGAAACTAGATGTTAAGACCAAGTCTCAAAGTGGAGTT ATG GAGTTCACCACTTCTGGCTCCAACAACACAGATACAGGGAGGTCAGGAGGCCACCTGGAGACCAAGTACAAAATGAAAGATCTGGGCCTCACCTTCAACCAGAAGTGGAACACTGACAACACTCTAACAACAGAAATCACGTTGGAGGACCAG CTGGCTAACGGCCTGAAGCTCGGTCTGGACACATCATTTGTGCCGAACACTGG CAAGAAGAGCGCCAAACTGAAGACCAGCTACAAGCGGGACTTTGTGAATGTGGGCTGTGACCTGGACTTCGACATGGCTGGCCCCACTGTCCACACAGCGGCCGTGCTTGGCTTCGAGGGCTGGCTGGCTGGTTACCAGATGGCTTTCGACACTGCCAAATCTAAACTCATCAAGAACAACTTTGCCCTTGGATACAAGGCTGGTGATTTCCAACTTCATACCAGCGT TAATGATGGCACAGAGTTCGGTGGCTCCATTTACCAAAAGGTGAACAGCAACCTGGAAACAGCCGTCAACCTGGCCTGGACAGCAGGCAGCAATAACACACGCTTTGGACTTGGAGCCAAATACCAGCTGGATAAGGATGCATCCCTCTCT GCCAAGGTTAACAACGCCTGCCTCGTTGGAGTTggatacacacaaacactcaggcCAG GAGTGAAGCTCACCCTCTCTGCTCTGATCGACGGGAAGAACGTGAACGCCGGTGGACACAAAATCGGCCTCGGTTTCGAGCTGGAGGCGTAA
- the vdac3 gene encoding voltage-dependent anion-selective channel protein 3 isoform X2, producing the protein MAQNVGIVLQQDMPGKGKHAENKDHCVTCQSHAPKGHGTMAVPPGYSDLGKSAKDIFSKGFGYGILKLDVKTKSQSGVEFTTSGSNNTDTGRSGGHLETKYKMKDLGLTFNQKWNTDNTLTTEITLEDQLANGLKLGLDTSFVPNTGKKSAKLKTSYKRDFVNVGCDLDFDMAGPTVHTAAVLGFEGWLAGYQMAFDTAKSKLIKNNFALGYKAGDFQLHTSVNDGTEFGGSIYQKVNSNLETAVNLAWTAGSNNTRFGLGAKYQLDKDASLSAKVNNACLVGVGYTQTLRPGVKLTLSALIDGKNVNAGGHKIGLGFELEA; encoded by the exons ATGGCACAGAATGTTGGGATTGTACTGCAGCAGGACATGCCAGGAAAAGGCAAACATGcagaaaacaaagaccactgTGTGACGTGTCAGAGCCACGCACCAAAGGGACATG GCACAATGGCCGTCCCTCCTGGATACTCGGATCTGGGGAAATCTGCCAAAGATATCTTCAGTAAAGGCTTTG GCTATGGAATACTGAAACTAGATGTTAAGACCAAGTCTCAAAGTGGAGTT GAGTTCACCACTTCTGGCTCCAACAACACAGATACAGGGAGGTCAGGAGGCCACCTGGAGACCAAGTACAAAATGAAAGATCTGGGCCTCACCTTCAACCAGAAGTGGAACACTGACAACACTCTAACAACAGAAATCACGTTGGAGGACCAG CTGGCTAACGGCCTGAAGCTCGGTCTGGACACATCATTTGTGCCGAACACTGG CAAGAAGAGCGCCAAACTGAAGACCAGCTACAAGCGGGACTTTGTGAATGTGGGCTGTGACCTGGACTTCGACATGGCTGGCCCCACTGTCCACACAGCGGCCGTGCTTGGCTTCGAGGGCTGGCTGGCTGGTTACCAGATGGCTTTCGACACTGCCAAATCTAAACTCATCAAGAACAACTTTGCCCTTGGATACAAGGCTGGTGATTTCCAACTTCATACCAGCGT TAATGATGGCACAGAGTTCGGTGGCTCCATTTACCAAAAGGTGAACAGCAACCTGGAAACAGCCGTCAACCTGGCCTGGACAGCAGGCAGCAATAACACACGCTTTGGACTTGGAGCCAAATACCAGCTGGATAAGGATGCATCCCTCTCT GCCAAGGTTAACAACGCCTGCCTCGTTGGAGTTggatacacacaaacactcaggcCAG GAGTGAAGCTCACCCTCTCTGCTCTGATCGACGGGAAGAACGTGAACGCCGGTGGACACAAAATCGGCCTCGGTTTCGAGCTGGAGGCGTAA
- the vdac3 gene encoding voltage-dependent anion-selective channel protein 3 isoform X3, whose translation MAVPPGYSDLGKSAKDIFSKGFGYGILKLDVKTKSQSGVMEFTTSGSNNTDTGRSGGHLETKYKMKDLGLTFNQKWNTDNTLTTEITLEDQLANGLKLGLDTSFVPNTGKKSAKLKTSYKRDFVNVGCDLDFDMAGPTVHTAAVLGFEGWLAGYQMAFDTAKSKLIKNNFALGYKAGDFQLHTSVNDGTEFGGSIYQKVNSNLETAVNLAWTAGSNNTRFGLGAKYQLDKDASLSAKVNNACLVGVGYTQTLRPGVKLTLSALIDGKNVNAGGHKIGLGFELEA comes from the exons ATGGCCGTCCCTCCTGGATACTCGGATCTGGGGAAATCTGCCAAAGATATCTTCAGTAAAGGCTTTG GCTATGGAATACTGAAACTAGATGTTAAGACCAAGTCTCAAAGTGGAGTT ATG GAGTTCACCACTTCTGGCTCCAACAACACAGATACAGGGAGGTCAGGAGGCCACCTGGAGACCAAGTACAAAATGAAAGATCTGGGCCTCACCTTCAACCAGAAGTGGAACACTGACAACACTCTAACAACAGAAATCACGTTGGAGGACCAG CTGGCTAACGGCCTGAAGCTCGGTCTGGACACATCATTTGTGCCGAACACTGG CAAGAAGAGCGCCAAACTGAAGACCAGCTACAAGCGGGACTTTGTGAATGTGGGCTGTGACCTGGACTTCGACATGGCTGGCCCCACTGTCCACACAGCGGCCGTGCTTGGCTTCGAGGGCTGGCTGGCTGGTTACCAGATGGCTTTCGACACTGCCAAATCTAAACTCATCAAGAACAACTTTGCCCTTGGATACAAGGCTGGTGATTTCCAACTTCATACCAGCGT TAATGATGGCACAGAGTTCGGTGGCTCCATTTACCAAAAGGTGAACAGCAACCTGGAAACAGCCGTCAACCTGGCCTGGACAGCAGGCAGCAATAACACACGCTTTGGACTTGGAGCCAAATACCAGCTGGATAAGGATGCATCCCTCTCT GCCAAGGTTAACAACGCCTGCCTCGTTGGAGTTggatacacacaaacactcaggcCAG GAGTGAAGCTCACCCTCTCTGCTCTGATCGACGGGAAGAACGTGAACGCCGGTGGACACAAAATCGGCCTCGGTTTCGAGCTGGAGGCGTAA
- the vdac3 gene encoding voltage-dependent anion-selective channel protein 3 isoform X4, which translates to MAVPPGYSDLGKSAKDIFSKGFGYGILKLDVKTKSQSGVEFTTSGSNNTDTGRSGGHLETKYKMKDLGLTFNQKWNTDNTLTTEITLEDQLANGLKLGLDTSFVPNTGKKSAKLKTSYKRDFVNVGCDLDFDMAGPTVHTAAVLGFEGWLAGYQMAFDTAKSKLIKNNFALGYKAGDFQLHTSVNDGTEFGGSIYQKVNSNLETAVNLAWTAGSNNTRFGLGAKYQLDKDASLSAKVNNACLVGVGYTQTLRPGVKLTLSALIDGKNVNAGGHKIGLGFELEA; encoded by the exons ATGGCCGTCCCTCCTGGATACTCGGATCTGGGGAAATCTGCCAAAGATATCTTCAGTAAAGGCTTTG GCTATGGAATACTGAAACTAGATGTTAAGACCAAGTCTCAAAGTGGAGTT GAGTTCACCACTTCTGGCTCCAACAACACAGATACAGGGAGGTCAGGAGGCCACCTGGAGACCAAGTACAAAATGAAAGATCTGGGCCTCACCTTCAACCAGAAGTGGAACACTGACAACACTCTAACAACAGAAATCACGTTGGAGGACCAG CTGGCTAACGGCCTGAAGCTCGGTCTGGACACATCATTTGTGCCGAACACTGG CAAGAAGAGCGCCAAACTGAAGACCAGCTACAAGCGGGACTTTGTGAATGTGGGCTGTGACCTGGACTTCGACATGGCTGGCCCCACTGTCCACACAGCGGCCGTGCTTGGCTTCGAGGGCTGGCTGGCTGGTTACCAGATGGCTTTCGACACTGCCAAATCTAAACTCATCAAGAACAACTTTGCCCTTGGATACAAGGCTGGTGATTTCCAACTTCATACCAGCGT TAATGATGGCACAGAGTTCGGTGGCTCCATTTACCAAAAGGTGAACAGCAACCTGGAAACAGCCGTCAACCTGGCCTGGACAGCAGGCAGCAATAACACACGCTTTGGACTTGGAGCCAAATACCAGCTGGATAAGGATGCATCCCTCTCT GCCAAGGTTAACAACGCCTGCCTCGTTGGAGTTggatacacacaaacactcaggcCAG GAGTGAAGCTCACCCTCTCTGCTCTGATCGACGGGAAGAACGTGAACGCCGGTGGACACAAAATCGGCCTCGGTTTCGAGCTGGAGGCGTAA
- the ikbkb gene encoding inhibitor of nuclear factor kappa-B kinase subunit beta yields MNRVPLQQPQSCGPWELKERLGTGGFGNVTRWQNKDTEEQIAIKQCRQELSERNKERWCLEIQIMKRLDHVNVVAAREVPQGMQKLVATNDLPLLAMEYCQGGDLRKYLNILENCCGMREGSILILLRDISSALTYLHKKRIIHRDLKPENIVLQQGEKRLIHKIIDLGYAKELDQSSLCTSFVGTLQYLAPELIERQRYTVTVDYWSFGTLVFECIAGFRPFLPTWQPVPWHNKLRQKQDNIIIVYEDLTGDVRFSEHIPQPNNLNSLLLKKMERWLKLMLKWSPQERGKDPSATPSDCFSQLELLLQIKLVHVLNMSSAKILTYSVSDDETVANLQLRIEKDSNIPAANQELLLEAGLALEPHALATQCAVDYTEIDGRRTDFPLVFLFDRSSCVYEPQFAPRTLPENIRFVQTDPNYVLAYSPLRRTCGQAWHTIRSLKEDWQRLQQGQKAAIMSLLRHNSSLSKQKNEMVSMYQRLIAKLDFFTTSLHIDMDKYQEQTATGIASDKLLGVWREMEQTAVSCGQVKVSELEEEMMQLQPDIVDVQRQPWRSGEALDTLEGKAMELFRKLREKPRDQRCAGDSQEVVRLVVQAVQFYEKKLRDFYTHLSKTALCRQRVMELLPKVEGVVQKMAESEQVLMSLQERRQRELWNLLKVACSKVRSPVSGSPDGLRTPSSVLTPRHSLQQLDESLVEENRTFESRLQSLLHDTIQESESSMEMLREWTWLRGGQDFSSDLS; encoded by the exons ATGAATCGAGTACCCCTGCAGCAGCCGCAGAGCTGCGGGCCCTGGGAGCTGAAGGAGCGGCTCGGCACCGGGGGCTTTGGGAATGTCACAAGATGGCAAAACAAG GACACAGAGGAGCAGATTGCTATAAAGCAATGCCGCCAAGAGCTGAGTGAGAGAAACAAGGAGAGATGGTGTCTGGAGATCCAGATCATGAAAAG GTTGGATCATGTCAATGTGGTTGCTGCCCGAGAGGTTCCTCAAGGAATGCAGAAACTGGTGGCCACCAATGATCTGCCATTGCTGGCCATGGAGTACTGTCAGGGTGGAGATCTGAGAAAG TATCTGAACATTTTGGAAAACTGCTGTGGAATGAGGGAGGGGTCCATTTTGATTCTGTTACGGGATATTT cttcagctttaacCTACCTCCATAAGAAGAGGATCATTCACAGGGATCTGAAACCAGAAAACATTGTGCTGCAGCAGGGAGAGAAGAGA TTGATCCACAAGATTATAGATCTTGGCTATGCTAAAGAGTTGGATCAGAGCAGTCTTTGCACATCATTTGTGGGAACCCTGCAGTACTTA GCTCCAGAGCTCATAGAAAGGCAGAGGTACACGGTCACTGTGGACTACTGGAGCTTTGGGACTTTGGTGTTTGAGTGTATCGCAGGATTTCGGCCTTTCCTGCCAACGTGGCAACCTGTTCCCTG gcACAACAAACTCAGGCAGAAGCAGGACAATATTATTATCGTCTACGAGGACCTCACTGGGGATGTCCGCTTTTCCGAACACATCCCTCAGCCCAACAACCTGAACAG TCTGTTATTAAAGAAGATGGAGAGGTGGCTGAAGCTGATGTTAAAGTGGTCTCCTCAGGAGAGAGGCAAAGACCCCAGTGCTACCCCCAGCGACTGCTTCTCCCAGCTGGAGCTCTTATTGCAAATCAAG CTGGTTCATGTCTTGAACATGTCGTCTGCAAAGATCCTCACTTACTCAGTATCCGACGATGAGACGGTGGCCAACCTGCAGCTAAGAATAGAAAAGGATAGCAACATCCCTGCAGCCAATCAGGAGCTGCTGCTTGAGGCGGGGTTGGCCTTGGAGCCTCATGCGTTGGCCACACAGTGCGCCGTAGATTACACT GAGATAGATGGAAGAAGAACAGACTTTCCTCTGGTTTTCCTCTTTGATCGTTCCTCTTGTGTTTATGAACCTCAGTTTGCTCCTCGAACTCTCCCTGAAAATATCCGCTTTGTCC AAACCGACCCTAACTACGTTCTGGCTTACAGCCCTCTGAGGAGGACTTGTGGCCAAGCTTGGCACACCATCCGCTCTCTCAAGGAAGATTGGCAAAGACTGCAGCAGGGGCAGAAAGCTGCCAT catGAGTCTGCTGAGACACAACTCTTCACTGTCCAAACAGAAGAATGAGATGGTGTCCATGTACCAGAGACTCATTGCCAAACTGGATTTTTTTACCACCAGCCTTCACATAGACATGGATAAATACCAGGAGCAGACAGCCACAGGGATTG catcagACAAACTGCTGGGTGTGTGGAGAGAGATGGAGCAAACTGCTGTCAGCTGTGGTCAG GTTAAGGTGAGTGAgttggaggaggagatgatgcaGCTGCAGCCAGACATAGTGGATGTGCAGCGGCAGCCATGGAGGAGTGGAGAGGCCTTGGATACACT TGAAGGAAAAGCCATGGAGCTGTTCCGAAAACTCAGAGAGAAGCCCAGAG ACCAGAGGTGTGCAGGAGACAGTCAGGAGGTGGTGCGTCTGGTGGTTCAGGCTGTGCAGTTCTATGAGAAGAAGCTCAGAGATTTCTACACACACCTCAG TAAGACTGCACTGTGCCGCCAGCGTGTGATGGAATTACTGCCGAAGGTGGAGGGCGTGGTCCAGAAAATGGCGGAAAGCGAACAAGTGCTGATGAGTCTGCAGGAGAGACGACAGAGGGAGCTGTGGAACCTGCTCAAAGTCGCCTGT AGTAAAGTTCGCAGTCCAGTGAGTGGGAGTCCTGATGGATTACGTACCCCGTCGTCAGTACTGACTCCCAGACACAGCTTACAACAACT TGATGAGTCTCTTGTGGAGGAGAACAGGACATTTGAGAGCCGCCTTCAGAGTTTGCTGCATGACACCATCCAGGAATCTGAGAGCAGTATGGAG ATGCTGAGGGAGTGGACGTGGCTGCGTGGAGGCCAGGATTTCTCCAGTGACCTCTCATAA